From the Excalfactoria chinensis isolate bCotChi1 chromosome 1, bCotChi1.hap2, whole genome shotgun sequence genome, one window contains:
- the TBK1 gene encoding serine/threonine-protein kinase TBK1 translates to MQSTSNYLWLLSDILGQGATANVFRGRHKKTGDLYAVKVFNSISFLRPVDVQMREFEVLKKLNHKNIVKLFAIEEETTTRHKVLVMEFCPCGSLYTVLEEPSNAFGLPESEFLIVLRDVVAGMNHLRENGIVHRDIKPGNIMRVIGEDGQSVYKLTDFGAARELEDDEQFVSLYGTEEYLHPDMYERAVLRKEHQKKYGATVDLWSIGVTFYHAATGSLPFRPFEGPRRNKEVMYKIITGKPSGAISGIQKAANGPIEWSWDMPISCSLSKGLQVLLTPVLANILEADQEKCWGFDQFFAETSDILHRIIIHIFSLQQMTLHKVYIHSYNTAAIFHELVYKQTKIPSQNQELIYEGRRLILEPGRLAQHFPRTSEENPIFVVSREAVNIVGLVYEEVLLPKVHQRYDLDGDASMAKEVTRIVCYACRVASSLLLYQELMRKGIRWLIEIIKDDYNEMVHKKTEVVIRLDFCSRNIEKAEKIYENLMQINLESSEVDEISEINTKLLRLSSSQGTIETSLQDIKTKLSPGGLLADTWANQEGMHPRDRNCERLQTLLSSITDIYYQFKKDKQERRLPYNEEQIHKFDKQKLYLHATKAIALFKDECVSKYDAFLDKAEDWTRKLLHTRKQLLALTNQCFDIEEEVSKYQDYINELQDALPQKMFAASTGMKHTMNTVYPSSNTLVEMTLGMKKLKEEMEGVVKELAENNHILERFGALTADGGLRNVDCI, encoded by the exons ATGCAGAGCACCTCAAATTACCTCTGGCTATTATCTGACATTCTAGGACAAGGAGCTACTGCCAATGTTTTCCGGGGGCGACATAAG aaaacCGGGGATTTATATGCTGTCAAAGTATTTAACAGTATAAGTTTCCTTCGTCCCGTGGATGTTCAGATGCGAGAGTTTGAAGTATTGAAGAAACTGAACCATAAAAACATTGTCAAGTTGTTTGCTATTGAGGAAGAG ACAACAACTAGGCACAAAGTGCTAGTTATGGAATTTTGTCCATGTGGAAGTTTATATACAGTTCTAGAGGAACCATCCAATGCCTTTGGTTTACCAGAATCAGAGTTCTTAATTGTGCTGAGAGATGTAG tggCTGGGATGAATCATCTCCGGGAAAATGGAATAGTGCACCGTGACATCAAACCAGGCAACATCATGCGTGTTATAGGTGAAGATGGTCAGTCTGTTTACAAACTGACAGACTTCGGTGCTGCCAGGGAGCTTGAAGATGATGAACAGTTTGTTTCACTCTATGGCACAGAGGAGTATTTA CATCCTGATATGTATGAGCGAGCGGTTTTGAGGAAAGAGCATCAGAAAAAGTATGGAGCCACAGTTGATCTGTGGAGTATAGGGGTGACCTTTTATCATGCTGCAACAGGGAGCTTGCCTTTCCGACCCTTTGAAGGACCTCGTAGAAACAAGGAAGTGAT GTATAAAATAATCACTGGGAAGCCTTCTGGTGCTATTTCTGgaatacagaaagcagcaaatggTCCAATTGAGTGGAGCTGGGACATGCCTATTTCTTGCAGCCTTTCAAA GGGTCTGCAAGTACTTCTCACACCTGTCCTTGCAAATATTCTGGAAGCAGACCAGGAGAAATGCTGGGGCTTCGATCAGTTCTTTGCAGAGACAAGTGACATACTGCACCGAATCATAATCCACATCTTTTCCCTCCAGCAGATGACCTTGCACAAAGTTTATATTCACAGCTATAATAC AGCTGCTATATTTCATGAGTTGGTCTACAAACAGACAAAGATACCATCTCAGAATCAGGAACTTATATATGAAGGTCGGCGTTTGATACTAGAGCCTGGCAGACTGGCACAACACTTTCCCAGAACTTCTGAGGAGAATCCTATATTTGTAGTaagcagagaggctgtgaacATCGTTGGATTAGTCTATGAAGAAG TTTTGCTTCCTAAAGTGCATCAGCGTTATGACTTGGATGGGGATGCCAGTATGGCTAAA GAAGTAACACGTATCGTATGTTATGCCTGTAGAGTTGCCAGTTCTTTGCTACTTTACCAGGAGTTGATGCGAAAAGGAATACGATGGCTAAT tGAAATAATCAAGGATGATTACAATGAAATGGTTCATAAAAAGACCGAGGTTGTCATCAGACtggatttctgcagcagaaacattgaaaaagcagagaaaat ATATGAGAATCTGATGCAGATCAACTTGGAATCGTCAGAAGTGGATGAAATTTCAGAGATTAACACAAAATTGTTGCGG CTTTCCAGCTCTCAGGGCACAATAGAAACAAGTCTTCAAGATATCAAAACCAAACTTTCTCCTGGTGGTTTACTGGCTGACACCTGGGCGAATCAAGAAGGCATGCATCCGAGAGACAGAAA TTGTGAAAGGCTGCAGACGCTGCTATCTTCAATCACAGATATTTATTatcagttcaaaaaagacaaacaagaacGAA GGCTTCCCTATAATGAAGAACAGATTCACAAGTTTGACAA GCAGAAGCTGTATTTGCATGCTACCAAAGCCATAGCTCTGTTCAAAGATGAATGTGTCAGCAAGTACGATGCATTTCTGGACAAGGCTGAGGACTGGACAAG GAAACTGCTTCACACAAGGAAGCAGCTGCTAGCTCTCACCAACCAATGTTTTGACATTGAAGAAGAAGTATCCAAATACCAGGATTATATAAATGAG TTACAAGATGCTCTACCTCAGAAAATGTTTGCAGCTTCCACTGGGATGAAACATACCATGAATACAGTTTATCCAAGTTCAAACACATTAGTAGAAATGACTCTTGG tatgaagaaactgaaggaggAAATGGAAGGGGTTGTTAAAGAGCTGGCTGAGAACAATCATATTTTGGAAAG atttgGTGCTTTGACTGCGGATGGTGGCCTGAGGAATGTGGACTGTATCTGA